In Trichoderma breve strain T069 chromosome 4, whole genome shotgun sequence, the following proteins share a genomic window:
- a CDS encoding common central domain of tyrosinase domain-containing protein → MRFLVCFGWVLSLFISLVSAQDYDFGVDVVSLTRRQDPNAPIVVSRLPLASNGSIPLRLEVRDMKADKRKWDLFILALSMFQSVSQDDPLSYYQVAGIHGVPFVTWNDVGPAAGASQSGYCPHSSVLFPTWHRPYLALYEQELFKLADAISRMFSNVTERLLYMQAASDFRIPYWDWASPAPPGQSHFPDVFWNSTMAQYGPNGVQVIRNPLYSYSFHPLDAEALIWPPLRSWNETKRAPNTDISELEPPSMNDQVNTALLAKLPEIQQRLYILFSSYHDHLDSIEAVHDIIHIYGGSRGHMTYVPLSSFDPLFFLHHAMTDRLISMWQLLNPTAWITPQVSGEATYTALKGTMQNSSTPLTPFMSSADGTFWDSDMSRTTEVFGYSYGDTSALPGDGENPRNKLIRKINKWIGMNSPAMIRIKSQAQHRRPSGLWKGSPEWIANVYVNHGALDGSFSIYLFAGQPPGDAGTWGIAPNLIGSVGIFTMSGMSGSHSKISGTVPLTIALMRLVDLGALQDTESSSVVPFLQQTLHFRIASIDNKEVDPEQVNGLYIGISSSRVRLPGSEVEFPQWGQPALRLTIWE, encoded by the exons ATGCGCTTCCTTGTCTGCTTCGGTTGGGTCTTGAGCTTATTCATCTCTCTGGTGTCTGCTCAGGACTATGACTTTGGTGTCGATGTAGTGTCTCTCACTCGTCGACAAGATCCCAATGCGCCCATCGTCGTCAGTCGCCTCCCACTGGCCTCCAACGGGAGCATACCCCTGAGGCTCGAGGTTCGCGACATGAAGGCAGACAAACGCAAGTGGGATCTGTTCATTCTAGCTCTGAGTATGTttcagtcagtcagtcaggACGATCCCCTGTCGTATTACCAGGTTGCCG GGATACACGGTGTGCCTTTTGTGACATGGAACGATGTTGGACCAGCAGCCGGAGCCAGCCAGTCAGGTTACTGTCCACATAGTTCAGTCTTATTTCCAACGTGGCACCGGCCATATCTTGCCCTGTACGAG CAAGAGCTGTTCAAGCTTGCCGATGCTATTTCTCGCATGTTTAGCAATGTCACTGAACGTTTGCTATATATGCAAGCTGCATCGGATTTTCGAATACCATACTGGGATTGGGCATCTCCTGCACCGCCTGGCCAAAGCCACTTCCCCGATGTCTTCTGGAATTCCACAATGGCTCAATACGGCCCCAACGGCGTCCAAGTCATTCGTAACCctttgtactcgtactcattTCATCCGTTGGATGCAGAGGCACTCATCTGGCCACCG ctgagaagctggaatgAGACAAAGCGAGCTCCAAATACCGACATCAGTGAGCTTGAGCCTCCTTCGATGAATGACCAAGTGAACACTGCTTTGCTCGCCAAGTTACCCGAGATACAGCAGCGTTTATACATACTCTTTTCTAGTTATCACGA CCATCTAGACTCCATCGAGGCAGTTCACGACATTATTCACATATATGGAGGCTCCAGGGGACATATGACCTATGTTCCTCTGTCCTCCTTTGatccgctcttcttcttacaTCACGCCATGACAGACAGGTTGATATCGATGTGGCAACTTCTCAACCCCACGGCATGGATAACACCCCAGGTATCAGGAGAGGCCACATACACTGCGTTGAAAGGAACCATGCAAAACTCCAGCACGCCCCTTACTCCCTTCATGTCTTCTGCCGACGGCACGTTCTGGGATTCTGACATGTCTAGGACTACTGAAGTGTTTGGCTACTCATATGGAGACACATCAGCTCTGCCCGGAGACGGCGAGAACCCACGAAACAAGTTGATCAGGAAGATCAACAAATGGATTGGGATGAACAGCCCGGCCATGATTCGGATCAAGAGTCAGGCACAACACCGGCGGCCAAGCGGCTTATGGAAGGGCAGTCCAG AGTGGATCGCGAATGTTTATGTGAACCACGGAGCTTTAGACGGGTCATTCAGCATTTACTTGTTTGCCGGACAGCCACCAGGCGATGCTGGCACTTGGGGGATTGCTCCAAATCTCATAGGATCAGTTGGAATCTTCACCATGAGCGGCATGAGCGGCTCACATTCTAAAATCTCCGGGACAGTGCCATTGACCATAGCATTGATGAGGCTTGTCGACCTGGGAGCACTCCAAGATACTGAATCAAGCTCAGTGGTGCCGTTTCTTCAACAGACTCTACACTTTCGTATTGCTAGCATTGATAACAAGGAGGTCGACCCAGAGCAGGTGAATGGGCTCTACAttggcatcagcagcagtagGGTGAGATTGCCTGGGAGCGAGGTTGAATTCCCGCAATGGGGTCAGCCAGCCTTGAGGCTGACAATATGGGAATAG